A single Acidobacteriota bacterium DNA region contains:
- a CDS encoding BMC domain-containing protein produces MTADALGMVETRGLIGAIEAADAMVKTANVTLVAKEYIGAGLVTVLARGDVGAIKAATDAGAAAARRVGELVSVHVIPRPHAEVERVLPRAGQKA; encoded by the coding sequence ATGACAGCAGACGCCCTCGGCATGGTGGAAACGCGCGGCCTCATCGGTGCCATCGAAGCCGCCGATGCGATGGTCAAGACCGCCAACGTCACGCTCGTCGCCAAGGAGTACATCGGCGCCGGCCTGGTCACGGTGCTCGCGCGCGGTGACGTCGGCGCGATCAAGGCCGCGACCGATGCGGGTGCCGCGGCCGCGCGGCGCGTCGGCGAGCTGGTGTCCGTGCACGTCATTCCCCGGCCACATGCCGAGGTCGAACGCGTGCTGCCTCGCGCGGGCCAGAAGGCCTGA